In the Babylonia areolata isolate BAREFJ2019XMU chromosome 34, ASM4173473v1, whole genome shotgun sequence genome, one interval contains:
- the LOC143277338 gene encoding uncharacterized protein LOC143277338, with translation MYGKLDVCVTSERADLVAEARKADGEEFLASQNLCLIFSKPVSRGCSARLKVPPKSPPSPITSCRELACLFIEVSWQCGSAFLDSGDDVRRPCCPKVDWWFRGVVLRSPTQVAANRLLCCPSSEVAPRGLPPEEPSADTKPLGRTLGIQIVPRRRPSTAACPACRDLPDLSGGVLCG, from the exons acgtcagagagggcggaccttgtggcagaggcccggaaggctgatggggaggaattcttggccagccagaacctctgcctgatctttagcaagccggtgagcagaggctgcagtgcccggctgaaggtcccacccaagtcaccaccttcgcccatcacaagctgtcgtgag cttgcttgtttgtttattgaggTCTCATGGCAATGTGGTTCCGCGTTCCTCGACTCAGGCGACGACGTCCGACGGCCCTGCTGTCCCAAGGTTGACTGGTGGTTCCGGGGCGTTGTTCTGCGTTCCCCGAcgcaagtagcggcaaatcgactgctctgctgtcccagctccgaggtcgcccctcggggtcttccacctgaggagccgagcgctgacacgaaacccttgggtcgcaccctggggatccagatcgtccctcggcgtcgaccttcgaccgcagcctgccctgcttgccgcgacctcccggacttatctggtggggtgctctgtgggtga